AACAGTTTAAACTGGACGATATCGGGAGAAGGTTATGTATCGAGAAGCGATATGCATAGAAAGTTCCTTGTAGTGGATGAGATATTTGAGGCAAAATCGTCATATTACACATATGGAGCGGCATTAAAGAATGAGATAAGCAAAGAGTTCAGGACGAGTGAAAGAACGAGTATAAAGCCTTATGGAAGTTTAAAACTTGAATATGG
The Leptotrichia sp. OH3620_COT-345 DNA segment above includes these coding regions:
- a CDS encoding autotransporter domain-containing protein, whose product is NSLNWTISGEGYVSRSDMHRKFLVVDEIFEAKSSYYTYGAALKNEISKEFRTSERTSIKPYGSLKLEYG